A region of Ochrobactrum quorumnocens DNA encodes the following proteins:
- a CDS encoding DUF2274 domain-containing protein: MAKLKLGPIADDKPVKVAVELPAPLHRDLVEYGRLLAEAGTQPIEPVRLIVPMLERFVETDRGFAKARRSVTPDRQEE; this comes from the coding sequence ATGGCAAAGCTGAAACTTGGACCGATCGCCGACGACAAGCCCGTCAAGGTGGCGGTGGAGCTGCCCGCGCCGCTCCATCGCGATCTTGTCGAATACGGCCGGTTGCTCGCCGAAGCGGGGACCCAACCCATTGAGCCGGTCCGCCTGATCGTGCCTATGCTAGAGCGCTTCGTCGAGACGGATCGCGGTTTCGCCAAAGCCCGGCGTTCGGTCACGCCCGACCGTCAGGAAGAGTGA
- a CDS encoding TrbI/VirB10 family protein, which produces MSEDNTDNAATMRLRAEAPRVTRLSRKVLASVAAVGLVGIGGALIYALQTRNGGQGGEELYSTNNRQTADGLAGLPRDYTGPVLGPPLPGDLGRPILDAQNRGQPVVPPTITTTTVDEAEQRRQAEEEAARTSRVFFQTQPGSTATTPGGSTMPNVPGFDLAGLAGQPGQQTAQDRQLAFLNAPVDRRTTATDRVMAPASPFILQAGAVIPAALITGIRSDLPGQITAQVTENIYDSPTGRLLLIPQGTRIIGQYDNNVQFGQRRALLVWNRLIFPNGRSIVLERQPGADTQGYAGLEDGVDYHWWDLAKAAGLSTLLAVGTELAVSDEDRLVRAIRDGTQDTINDAGQQIVRRQLQVAPTLTIRPGFPVRVIVTRDLILEPYRG; this is translated from the coding sequence ATGAGTGAGGACAATACCGACAATGCAGCTACCATGCGCCTTCGCGCCGAGGCGCCACGCGTCACCCGCCTTTCGCGAAAGGTGCTGGCAAGCGTCGCAGCCGTCGGCCTCGTCGGGATCGGCGGCGCGCTGATTTACGCTCTCCAGACCCGCAATGGAGGCCAGGGCGGAGAGGAACTTTACTCGACCAACAACCGCCAGACGGCAGATGGCCTTGCCGGTTTGCCGCGCGACTACACCGGGCCTGTCCTCGGCCCGCCGCTGCCCGGAGATCTCGGGCGGCCGATCCTCGACGCTCAGAACCGGGGCCAGCCCGTCGTTCCGCCGACGATCACGACAACCACCGTCGATGAGGCGGAGCAGCGCCGCCAGGCCGAGGAAGAAGCTGCGCGGACCAGCCGCGTCTTCTTTCAGACCCAACCTGGCTCGACGGCGACTACACCCGGCGGCTCAACCATGCCGAATGTTCCCGGCTTCGATCTTGCCGGCTTGGCCGGGCAACCCGGACAGCAGACCGCGCAGGATCGGCAGCTTGCGTTTCTCAATGCGCCAGTCGATCGCCGGACTACGGCGACGGATCGCGTCATGGCTCCGGCTTCGCCGTTTATCCTCCAAGCCGGGGCGGTGATCCCCGCCGCGCTTATCACCGGCATCCGTTCCGATCTGCCTGGCCAGATCACGGCGCAGGTGACGGAAAACATCTATGACAGCCCGACCGGAAGATTGCTTCTGATCCCGCAGGGCACCCGGATTATCGGCCAGTACGATAACAACGTGCAGTTCGGGCAGAGACGAGCGCTGTTGGTCTGGAACCGGCTGATCTTCCCGAACGGCCGCTCCATCGTCCTCGAACGCCAGCCGGGCGCCGACACGCAAGGATACGCTGGTCTTGAGGATGGGGTCGATTATCACTGGTGGGATCTCGCCAAAGCGGCCGGTCTCTCCACGCTGCTCGCGGTTGGCACGGAACTGGCGGTCAGCGATGAGGACCGCCTGGTCCGCGCTATCCGCGACGGCACACAGGACACCATCAACGACGCCGGTCAGCAGATTGTCAGGCGCCAATTGCAGGTCGCGCCGACGTTGACCATCCGGCCGGGCTTCCCGGTCCGCGTCATCGTCACGCGCGATCTCATCCTCGAACCCTACAGAGGCTGA
- a CDS encoding LysR family transcriptional regulator translates to MLRHDCNPEIQLRQLHYVIAAAEHGSFRQAALAVGVQESAISRRIRDLEDQAGAALFIRCPRGVSLTEAGKKFLTHARRAINEIDLALKEVGAAGRAEKGVLRIGIFTSLASGFIAELLQRYREQNPGIRSTFVEGAPADHVVAVRRHEIDVAFLTGHAEVPSCEVTRLWCERVFVVLSETHELAAKDRIEWTDLRGRHFIVSEAEPGPEIHDYLVKHLAELGHRPSIERYPIYNRDTLMQMVALAEGITLTSEATTGTMFPGVTYRLLEADAIPFCAVWSSRNDNPALRRMLSLAKSLSKKRFATQPITLPDGRA, encoded by the coding sequence TTGCTCAGACATGACTGCAACCCTGAAATCCAACTCCGACAGCTTCACTATGTGATCGCGGCGGCCGAGCATGGCAGCTTCCGACAGGCGGCGCTCGCAGTCGGAGTACAGGAGTCCGCGATCAGCCGCCGGATCCGCGATCTGGAGGACCAGGCTGGCGCGGCTCTTTTCATCCGCTGTCCGCGCGGCGTGTCGCTCACCGAAGCCGGAAAGAAATTCCTGACGCATGCGCGCAGAGCAATTAACGAGATCGACCTCGCCTTGAAGGAGGTGGGCGCGGCTGGCCGCGCCGAGAAGGGTGTGCTGAGGATCGGTATATTCACCTCGCTCGCGTCGGGGTTTATCGCTGAGCTGCTCCAGCGCTACCGCGAGCAAAATCCCGGCATCCGTTCGACTTTCGTCGAGGGCGCGCCTGCCGACCACGTGGTGGCCGTACGGCGACACGAGATCGACGTCGCCTTTCTGACCGGACATGCTGAAGTGCCGAGCTGCGAGGTGACGCGGCTATGGTGTGAGAGGGTATTCGTCGTGCTTTCGGAGACGCACGAACTGGCAGCAAAAGATCGGATCGAATGGACCGATCTACGCGGGCGGCACTTCATCGTGAGCGAGGCCGAGCCCGGTCCAGAGATCCACGACTATCTCGTGAAGCATCTCGCGGAGCTCGGCCATCGTCCGAGTATCGAGCGGTACCCGATCTACAACAGAGACACGCTGATGCAGATGGTGGCGCTTGCTGAAGGGATCACGCTGACCAGTGAGGCGACGACGGGAACGATGTTTCCAGGCGTGACCTATCGGTTGCTCGAGGCGGATGCAATTCCATTCTGCGCGGTCTGGTCATCGCGTAACGACAATCCCGCGCTACGTAGGATGCTGAGCCTCGCCAAGAGCCTGTCGAAGAAGCGCTTCGCAACGCAGCCGATCACTCTTCCTGACGGTCGGGCGTGA
- the trbJ gene encoding P-type conjugative transfer protein TrbJ — protein MSIRRLRKYSAVLAATMLAMPLAISPFATAPAYAWKIVYDPSNYAQNVLTAARTLEQINHQITSLQNEATMLMNQARNLASLPFSSLQQLLQNVQRTKQLLSEAQNIAFDVQRIDQAFQQQYGNVSMSATDQQLVSDARSRWQNTVGGLQDAMRVQAGVVGNIDTNRTQMSELVSQSQGATGALQATQAGNQLLALQSQQLSDLVALLAANGRAGALTEAERTAAAEQGREQRRRFLTPGSGYQPGNAQMFNGN, from the coding sequence ATGAGCATCCGTCGACTTCGTAAATACTCCGCTGTTCTCGCGGCGACCATGCTTGCCATGCCGCTTGCGATCTCGCCGTTCGCGACCGCGCCCGCCTATGCGTGGAAGATTGTCTACGATCCTTCCAACTACGCGCAGAACGTCCTGACTGCCGCGCGCACGCTGGAGCAGATCAACCACCAGATCACCTCTCTTCAGAATGAGGCCACGATGCTGATGAACCAAGCCCGCAATCTTGCGAGCCTGCCGTTCTCCTCGCTCCAGCAGCTTCTGCAGAATGTCCAGCGCACGAAGCAGCTTCTGAGCGAGGCGCAGAACATCGCCTTCGATGTGCAGCGGATCGACCAGGCGTTCCAGCAGCAATACGGCAACGTCTCCATGTCGGCCACGGACCAGCAACTCGTCTCCGACGCGCGCTCGCGCTGGCAGAACACGGTCGGCGGCCTGCAGGACGCCATGCGCGTCCAGGCGGGTGTCGTCGGCAACATCGACACCAACCGCACGCAGATGAGTGAACTGGTGAGCCAAAGCCAGGGCGCGACCGGCGCACTTCAGGCAACGCAGGCTGGCAACCAACTGCTCGCACTCCAGTCGCAGCAGCTCTCCGATCTGGTGGCGTTGCTTGCCGCCAATGGGCGTGCCGGCGCGCTGACCGAAGCCGAGCGCACGGCTGCGGCCGAGCAGGGGCGGGAGCAGCGCCGCCGCTTCCTGACGCCGGGTTCAGGCTACCAGCCGGGCAATGCGCAGATGTTCAACGGCAACTGA
- the trbK-alt gene encoding putative entry exclusion protein TrbK-alt: protein MDGKMLARLGAVVFVAVAITAAVVELTRKEEPKEEFSTRIIEPPHDPLREGQRRCQQLGQQAANDAECLRVWAETRDRFLRPSPAPASPAPSEGR from the coding sequence ATGGACGGTAAGATGTTGGCCCGGCTGGGCGCTGTCGTGTTCGTCGCCGTCGCCATCACGGCGGCGGTCGTCGAACTAACCCGAAAGGAGGAGCCGAAAGAGGAGTTCTCCACGCGCATCATCGAACCTCCGCATGATCCGCTGCGCGAGGGGCAGCGCCGGTGCCAGCAGCTTGGGCAACAGGCCGCGAACGACGCCGAATGCCTGCGCGTCTGGGCGGAAACGCGCGACCGTTTCCTGCGTCCGTCCCCCGCGCCAGCGTCACCGGCCCCCAGCGAAGGGCGATGA
- the trbF gene encoding conjugal transfer protein TrbF codes for MNLFKRPAVHYGKTPQPETPYQKAAQVWDERLGSARVQAKNWRYMAFGSLILSAGFASALVYQSARGTVVPWVVQVDNLGQAQTIAPAAADYRPTDPQIAWHLARFIEQTRSIPADPIIVRQNWLRAYEWTTDRGAAALNDYARANDPFTKVGKQQIAVEVSSVIRASPDSFRVAWTERHFENGQLGVTERWTAILTIVIQPPRDAERLKVNPLGIYINAINWSRELSQ; via the coding sequence ATGAATCTCTTCAAACGCCCGGCCGTGCATTACGGCAAGACACCTCAACCGGAAACGCCTTACCAGAAGGCCGCACAGGTCTGGGACGAACGCCTCGGCTCCGCCCGCGTCCAGGCGAAGAACTGGCGCTACATGGCCTTCGGCTCGCTGATCCTCTCAGCCGGCTTCGCGTCCGCATTAGTCTATCAGTCCGCTCGCGGGACAGTGGTTCCCTGGGTGGTTCAGGTAGACAATCTGGGTCAGGCCCAGACCATTGCCCCTGCCGCTGCCGACTACCGTCCGACCGATCCGCAGATCGCCTGGCATCTCGCACGCTTCATCGAGCAGACGAGAAGCATTCCGGCCGATCCGATCATCGTCCGGCAGAACTGGCTCAGGGCCTATGAATGGACGACCGATCGCGGTGCGGCTGCCCTCAACGACTATGCCCGCGCCAACGATCCCTTCACGAAGGTCGGCAAGCAGCAGATCGCCGTCGAGGTTTCCAGCGTCATCCGCGCCTCTCCGGACAGCTTTCGCGTGGCGTGGACGGAACGGCATTTTGAGAACGGACAGCTCGGCGTGACAGAGCGATGGACCGCGATCCTGACCATCGTCATCCAGCCACCGCGCGATGCGGAGCGGCTGAAGGTCAACCCGCTCGGAATTTATATCAATGCGATCAACTGGTCGCGGGAGTTGAGCCAATGA
- the trbG gene encoding P-type conjugative transfer protein TrbG, producing MNRPMIRKPAFAVFRKSALPVLLLSASTLAGCATPQKPPEISYDRHVPALPAVPVSATDDRPRPIHIPPAWTPAKGGTAGSTPVARVENANAAARVQPRREGYFNAIQIYPWSEGALYQVYAAPGQITDIALEPGESLTGAGPIAAGDTARWIIGDTESGSGTTRRVHILVKPSRPDITTNLVVTTDRRVYMIELRSGAKPYMPSVSWSYPRPRAGQGQSIPATPVIPAVAARNYRYRLTGGNPPWKPVSVYDDGRRVYVEFPGGIIQGEMPPIFVIGPEGEAQLVNSRIHQHILIVDRLFGAAELRLGSGDKQQVVRIVRTDGRPAS from the coding sequence ATGAACCGGCCGATGATCCGCAAACCCGCCTTTGCGGTTTTCCGTAAATCCGCGCTTCCGGTTCTGCTGCTTTCCGCCTCCACGTTGGCGGGCTGCGCCACGCCGCAGAAGCCGCCAGAGATCAGCTACGATCGACATGTTCCGGCTTTGCCGGCCGTTCCCGTATCGGCGACGGACGATCGGCCCCGTCCGATCCACATCCCTCCGGCCTGGACGCCGGCAAAGGGCGGCACTGCGGGCAGCACACCAGTCGCTCGCGTCGAGAACGCCAACGCTGCCGCTCGCGTGCAGCCGCGCCGGGAGGGCTACTTCAATGCAATCCAGATATATCCCTGGTCGGAAGGCGCGCTCTATCAGGTCTATGCAGCTCCCGGGCAGATCACCGATATCGCGCTGGAACCCGGCGAATCGCTGACCGGCGCCGGGCCGATTGCAGCCGGCGACACCGCCCGCTGGATTATCGGTGACACCGAGAGCGGCAGCGGCACGACCCGCCGCGTCCATATCCTCGTGAAGCCGTCTCGGCCGGACATCACGACCAATCTCGTCGTGACCACCGACCGGCGCGTTTACATGATCGAGCTGCGTTCCGGCGCGAAGCCCTATATGCCGTCCGTCTCCTGGTCCTATCCGCGGCCGCGCGCCGGTCAAGGCCAGAGCATTCCGGCAACCCCGGTCATCCCGGCCGTTGCGGCGCGCAACTACCGATACCGTTTGACCGGTGGGAACCCGCCCTGGAAACCAGTCTCCGTCTATGACGACGGTCGCAGGGTCTACGTCGAGTTTCCGGGCGGGATCATCCAGGGCGAAATGCCGCCGATCTTCGTCATCGGTCCGGAGGGCGAAGCCCAACTCGTCAACAGCCGTATTCATCAGCACATCCTGATCGTCGATCGCCTCTTCGGCGCTGCCGAGCTTCGCCTTGGCAGCGGCGACAAACAGCAGGTCGTCAGGATCGTCCGCACCGATGGGAGGCCCGCATCATGA
- a CDS encoding zinc-binding dehydrogenase, producing MKAITVSKTGAETHLVLAEHTEPGAAPDEAIVAVRAFSLNNGEVRGALNEGSDGDRPGWDLSGVVQTAPEGSGFHPGDRVVGLVWSGGWAERVAVPTSRLAKIPDDVSFEAASTLPVAGLTAAIALRKKAIGPGSRVLVTAATGGVGIYAIQLAAAAGAHVTAFTRDGSTAEFLRSLGANDIAVGVEAGEKSAPYDLILEGVGGSLLGNALMWLASRGVCVLFGDASEDRLTTFDARRFRLQAGGAFGGTVLYGFFLLEELYRPDCAADGSAILADLARRLSDGSLRPVIGKTAPWVDTDATARKLLKRKFAGKAVLTVGG from the coding sequence TTGAAAGCTATCACAGTTTCGAAGACAGGCGCAGAAACTCACCTCGTCCTTGCCGAACATACAGAACCTGGGGCCGCACCGGACGAGGCAATCGTCGCGGTTCGCGCGTTCTCCCTGAACAACGGCGAGGTTCGCGGTGCACTCAATGAAGGTAGCGATGGCGATCGACCCGGATGGGATTTGTCCGGTGTAGTACAGACCGCGCCGGAAGGATCCGGTTTCCACCCAGGTGATCGCGTGGTAGGCTTGGTATGGAGCGGTGGCTGGGCGGAACGTGTCGCCGTGCCGACGAGCCGACTTGCCAAAATTCCCGACGACGTCAGCTTTGAAGCGGCCTCGACCCTCCCTGTCGCAGGCTTGACTGCGGCCATAGCGCTGCGGAAGAAGGCGATTGGTCCGGGAAGCCGCGTTCTCGTCACGGCGGCCACGGGTGGTGTCGGCATTTATGCGATCCAGCTCGCAGCGGCTGCAGGTGCCCACGTGACGGCCTTCACGCGGGATGGCTCGACAGCGGAATTCCTGCGCAGCCTTGGCGCGAACGATATCGCGGTCGGCGTTGAGGCCGGCGAAAAGAGTGCGCCCTACGACCTCATTTTGGAGGGCGTTGGAGGCTCGCTTCTGGGCAATGCGCTGATGTGGCTGGCATCGCGCGGTGTCTGCGTTCTTTTCGGGGATGCTTCGGAGGATAGGCTCACGACCTTTGACGCCCGTCGCTTCCGCCTTCAGGCCGGCGGAGCATTCGGCGGTACGGTTCTCTACGGTTTCTTTCTCCTCGAGGAGTTGTACCGGCCGGACTGTGCGGCCGACGGGTCGGCCATTCTTGCCGACCTTGCGCGGCGGCTGTCCGATGGAAGTCTGCGTCCGGTTATCGGAAAGACTGCACCTTGGGTCGACACCGATGCGACAGCCCGCAAACTTCTGAAAAGAAAGTTCGCGGGAAAGGCCGTCCTTACAGTGGGCGGATGA
- a CDS encoding pirin family protein, with protein sequence MSWNPTQNPECPEAVSLDAIETLIIPRTRDLGGFEVRRALPAPKRQMVGPFIFFDQVGPAEFLTGGGIDVRPHPHIGLATVTYLYEGAFHHRDSTGADQMVYPGEVNWMIAGNGVTHSERTSEEMRSRPRTAFGIQTWVALPDHAEDTAASFEHHGREALPVIEDEGKQVRLIIGSAWGARAPVKTFTETFYADIILSADAKLPLPDDHEDRGVYVVEGSILIAGTPFAAGQMMVFRPGDRISLTAGETGARLMVLGGETMNGPRYISWNFVASSQEKIDAAKEAWRKGDWEHGRFRLPPGDETEFIPLPE encoded by the coding sequence ATGAGCTGGAACCCTACGCAGAACCCCGAATGCCCCGAAGCCGTCAGCCTGGACGCTATTGAAACCCTCATCATCCCGCGCACCCGCGATCTCGGCGGTTTCGAAGTGCGCCGGGCATTACCCGCCCCGAAACGGCAGATGGTTGGCCCCTTCATCTTCTTTGATCAGGTGGGACCGGCGGAGTTCCTGACCGGCGGTGGCATCGACGTACGTCCGCATCCGCATATCGGGCTGGCGACCGTGACCTATCTTTATGAGGGCGCATTTCATCATCGCGATAGCACCGGCGCCGACCAGATGGTCTACCCCGGTGAGGTAAACTGGATGATCGCCGGTAATGGCGTCACGCATTCCGAACGCACCAGCGAGGAGATGCGCAGCCGTCCCCGCACCGCTTTCGGAATCCAGACTTGGGTTGCGCTACCAGATCATGCGGAAGACACTGCGGCCAGTTTCGAACATCACGGTCGCGAGGCGCTGCCGGTCATCGAGGATGAAGGCAAGCAGGTCCGGCTGATCATCGGCTCTGCTTGGGGCGCGCGGGCTCCAGTCAAGACCTTCACTGAGACCTTCTATGCCGATATCATTCTATCCGCCGATGCAAAGCTGCCGCTGCCCGACGATCACGAAGATCGCGGCGTCTATGTCGTTGAGGGCAGCATCCTGATCGCCGGAACTCCGTTTGCTGCTGGCCAAATGATGGTGTTCCGTCCCGGCGATCGGATCAGTCTGACAGCAGGCGAGACTGGCGCGCGCCTTATGGTGCTCGGCGGCGAGACAATGAATGGACCGCGCTATATCTCGTGGAACTTCGTCGCTTCGTCGCAGGAGAAGATCGATGCCGCGAAAGAGGCCTGGCGAAAGGGTGACTGGGAGCATGGTCGCTTTCGTCTACCGCCCGGCGATGAGACCGAGTTCATCCCGCTGCCCGAATAG
- the trbL gene encoding P-type conjugative transfer protein TrbL, with protein sequence MGGSGVIDTFLGTFTRYIDSGFGLLGGEVAFVATTLIVIDVTLAALFWSWGADDDIIARLVKKTLFVGVFAYLISNWNNLAKIVFDSFSGLGLKAAGTGFTAQDLLRPGKVAQTGLDAARPLLDAISPLMGWIAVFENLIQIVCLLFAWALVILAFFILAIQLFVTLIEFKLSTLAGFVLIPFGLFGKTAFMAERVLGNVISSGIKVLVLAVIVGIGSTLFSQFTQGFGGQTPSIDDAMAIVLAALSLVGLGIFGPGIASGLVSGGPQLGAGAAVGTGLAVGGAALAAGGGAVMAAKGGAALLSGGAAAARGGAAAAGAASSAYTLGSMGQSGASGLGGVARAAGSASVSPLRRAASRASESMKSSFSDGARAGVSATGGSFSSGAGGGEADPASVAPAATPDQPPAWVQRMKRGSHVSHGVSAAAHAVRSGDSHGSGASVNLSESDRS encoded by the coding sequence ATGGGCGGCTCGGGCGTCATCGACACATTCCTCGGAACCTTCACCCGCTATATCGACAGCGGATTCGGTCTGCTCGGCGGCGAGGTGGCGTTTGTCGCCACCACGCTGATCGTCATCGACGTGACGCTGGCCGCTCTCTTCTGGAGCTGGGGCGCCGACGACGACATCATCGCGAGGCTGGTGAAAAAGACCCTGTTTGTCGGGGTCTTTGCCTACCTGATTTCCAACTGGAACAATCTGGCGAAGATCGTCTTCGACAGCTTCTCCGGTCTCGGACTAAAGGCCGCCGGTACAGGCTTTACGGCTCAGGATCTGCTGCGTCCCGGCAAGGTGGCACAGACCGGCCTCGATGCGGCGCGTCCTCTGCTTGACGCGATCTCGCCCCTGATGGGCTGGATCGCAGTCTTCGAGAACCTGATCCAGATCGTCTGCCTGCTCTTTGCCTGGGCGCTGGTCATCCTCGCCTTCTTCATTCTGGCGATCCAGCTCTTCGTGACTCTGATCGAGTTCAAGTTGTCGACGCTGGCCGGCTTCGTCCTGATCCCGTTTGGCCTGTTCGGCAAAACCGCCTTCATGGCCGAGCGCGTGCTTGGCAACGTGATCTCCAGCGGCATCAAGGTGCTGGTCCTCGCCGTCATCGTCGGCATCGGCTCGACATTGTTCAGCCAGTTTACACAGGGCTTCGGCGGGCAGACCCCGAGCATCGACGACGCGATGGCCATCGTGCTCGCCGCGCTTTCGCTCGTCGGCCTCGGCATCTTCGGTCCCGGCATCGCCTCTGGTTTGGTCAGCGGCGGTCCACAGCTTGGCGCAGGCGCCGCGGTTGGCACCGGCCTTGCTGTCGGGGGCGCAGCACTTGCCGCCGGTGGCGGCGCGGTGATGGCCGCGAAGGGCGGAGCCGCTCTTCTTTCCGGCGGCGCCGCTGCCGCGCGTGGTGGCGCTGCGGCGGCCGGCGCGGCATCGTCGGCCTACACATTGGGCTCTATGGGACAGTCGGGCGCGTCCGGCCTCGGAGGCGTAGCGCGCGCCGCCGGATCGGCCTCCGTTTCCCCGTTGCGCCGTGCCGCCTCCCGTGCGTCCGAGAGCATGAAATCCAGCTTCTCCGACGGCGCGCGAGCAGGCGTCAGCGCCACAGGTGGCTCTTTCTCGTCCGGCGCGGGTGGCGGCGAAGCCGATCCCGCTTCCGTCGCTCCCGCAGCCACCCCCGACCAGCCGCCGGCCTGGGTGCAGCGCATGAAGCGCGGCAGCCACGTCTCCCATGGCGTCAGCGCTGCCGCCCATGCCGTCCGCTCGGGCGACAGCCATGGGTCCGGCGCATCCGTCAATCTCTCCGAAAGTGACCGTTCATGA